The following proteins are co-located in the Podarcis raffonei isolate rPodRaf1 chromosome 5, rPodRaf1.pri, whole genome shotgun sequence genome:
- the LOC128414547 gene encoding transcription cofactor HES-6-like isoform X1 codes for MAPSFRPSKNRPSRDDEDFFEARGDRKARKPLVEKKRRARINESLQELRLILADTEFQAKMENAEVLELTVKRVQGILENRSIDSDKLQREASERFAAGYIQCMHEVHTFVSNCPGIDSTIAAELLNHLLESMPLNEGSFQDLIADVLSDPSISQWPGSDGLSQTPGESPAALNLPSPNSPLPSPSSSEETCSDVENTEAEQSHISLDGLDRSRTQNVPSSSLSKSMWRPW; via the exons ATGGCTCCCTCCTTTCGGCCCAGCAAGAACCGACCGAGCCGGGACGACGAGGATTTCTTCGAGGCCAGAGGAGACAGGAAG GCAAGGAAGCCGCTGGTGGAGAAGAAGCGGCGGGCGCGGATCAACGAGAGCTTGCAAGAGCTGCGGCTGATCTTGGCGGACACGGAG TTCCAGGCGAAGATGGAGAACGCCGAGGTATTGGAGCTGACGGTGAAGCGGGTGCAAGGCATCCTGGAGAACAGGTCTATCG ATAGTGACAAACTGCAGCGGGAGGCCAGCGAGCGCTTTGCAGCTGGGTACATTCAGTGCATGCATGAAGTTCATACGTTTGTCTCCAACTGCCCTGGGATTGATTCCACCATTGCAGCAGAGCTCTTGAACCACCTTCTGGAGTCGATGCCTCTGAACGAAGGCAGTTTCCAGGACCTGATAGCGGATGTCTTGTCAGACCCCTCCATCAGCCAGTGGCCTGGCAGCGATGGGCTCTCCCAAACGCCTGGGGAATCGCCTGCAGCTTTGAACCTGCCCAGTCCCAATTCGCCTCTTCCTTCACCTTCCTCCAGTGAGGAGACTTGCTCTGATGTGGAAAACACGGAGGCTGAGCAAAGCCACATCTCTTTGGATGGACTGGACAGGTCTAGGAcgcaaaatgtgccttcctccagCCTTTCCAAATCTATGTGGAGACCTTGGTAG
- the LOC128414547 gene encoding transcription cofactor HES-6-like isoform X2 has product MAPSFRPSKNRPSRDDEDFFEARGDRKARKPLVEKKRRARINESLQELRLILADTEAKMENAEVLELTVKRVQGILENRSIDSDKLQREASERFAAGYIQCMHEVHTFVSNCPGIDSTIAAELLNHLLESMPLNEGSFQDLIADVLSDPSISQWPGSDGLSQTPGESPAALNLPSPNSPLPSPSSSEETCSDVENTEAEQSHISLDGLDRSRTQNVPSSSLSKSMWRPW; this is encoded by the exons ATGGCTCCCTCCTTTCGGCCCAGCAAGAACCGACCGAGCCGGGACGACGAGGATTTCTTCGAGGCCAGAGGAGACAGGAAG GCAAGGAAGCCGCTGGTGGAGAAGAAGCGGCGGGCGCGGATCAACGAGAGCTTGCAAGAGCTGCGGCTGATCTTGGCGGACACGGAG GCGAAGATGGAGAACGCCGAGGTATTGGAGCTGACGGTGAAGCGGGTGCAAGGCATCCTGGAGAACAGGTCTATCG ATAGTGACAAACTGCAGCGGGAGGCCAGCGAGCGCTTTGCAGCTGGGTACATTCAGTGCATGCATGAAGTTCATACGTTTGTCTCCAACTGCCCTGGGATTGATTCCACCATTGCAGCAGAGCTCTTGAACCACCTTCTGGAGTCGATGCCTCTGAACGAAGGCAGTTTCCAGGACCTGATAGCGGATGTCTTGTCAGACCCCTCCATCAGCCAGTGGCCTGGCAGCGATGGGCTCTCCCAAACGCCTGGGGAATCGCCTGCAGCTTTGAACCTGCCCAGTCCCAATTCGCCTCTTCCTTCACCTTCCTCCAGTGAGGAGACTTGCTCTGATGTGGAAAACACGGAGGCTGAGCAAAGCCACATCTCTTTGGATGGACTGGACAGGTCTAGGAcgcaaaatgtgccttcctccagCCTTTCCAAATCTATGTGGAGACCTTGGTAG